Proteins encoded in a region of the Raphanus sativus cultivar WK10039 chromosome 8, ASM80110v3, whole genome shotgun sequence genome:
- the LOC108821001 gene encoding cytokinin riboside 5'-monophosphate phosphoribohydrolase LOG5, protein MQTVLAKRMDTVKSRFKRVCVFCGSSSGNRECYRAAAIDLAEELITRRLNLVYGGGSIGLMGLVSQAVHEAGGHVLGIIPRTLMDKEITGVTYGEVRAVADMHQRKAEMARHSDCFIALPGGYGTLEELLEVITWAQLGIHDKPVGLLNVDGYYDYLLTFIDKAVDDGFIRPSQRHIFVSAPDAKELVQKLEAYEPVSDGSIAKSKWEAEKKVQQQQQQQVVFCSNTSMQTEISL, encoded by the exons atgcaaactgTTTTGGCTAAGAGGATGGACACAGTGAAGTCGAGATTCAAGAGGGTTTGTGTGTTCTGTGGAAGCAGTAGCGGAAACAGAGAGTGTTACAGAGCTGCTGCCATTGATCTAGCTGAAGAGCTG ATTACGAGAAGATTGAATCTTGTGTATGGAGGAGGAAGCATTGGTCTCATGGGTTTGGTCTCACAAGCTGTTCATGAGGCTGGAGGTCATGTGCTAGG GATCATACCAAGGACTCTGATGGACAAAGAG ATCACTGGAGTAACATATGGTGAGGTAAGAGCTGTGGCTGATATGCATCAAAGGAAAGCCGAAATGGCGCGCCACTCTGATTGTTTCATTGCATTACCAG GTGGGTATGGAACACTGGAGGAGTTGTTGGAAGTAATAACATGGGCACAACTTGGAATCCACGACAAGCCT GTGGGTTTGTTAAATGTGGATGGTTATTACGATTACCTCCTCACTTTCATTGATAAAGCCGTTGATGATGGTTTTATCAGGCCATCTCAGCGCCACATCTTTGTCTCTGCCCCTGATGCCAAAGAACTTGTTCAAAAACTTGAG GCATATGAGCCTGTGAGTGATGGATCCATAGCAAAATCAAAGTGGGAAGCTGAGAAGAAAGTGcaacagcagcaacaacaacaagttGTGTTCTGTTCTAACACAAGCATGCAGACAGAGATTTCTCTTTAG
- the LOC108821542 gene encoding lysine histidine transporter-like 7 — MLEIKLAMLFELELQESDGSPSSMSQNLSRDPQPTSSGWGWASTDGENALEEGVPVRRGTFNQPGQLIDDGDGGRIPVEEWLPITESRKGNVYTATFHLICSGLGFQLLFLPAAFATVGWLWGTIVLTVGFAWKLYTIWLLVNLHEAVQGIRISRYLRLVIASFGVRLGKLLGIFPVMYLSGGACAILVITGGKTINQLLLIMSENDTEPLTTVQCFLIFSILAVVMSQFPNMNSLFGISLVGSLMAVAYSTAVWTLPLANERNHHQNNVSYTTNDTSFENIINAIGMIAMAFRGNNLVLEIQGTLPSDPNNPSRKTMWRAVVISHVIIAICMFLVAIVVYWAYGDKIPATGGPIGNYLKLYEQGYSKQAACFIHLTFIFYCLCSYPIFLMPSCDNAEMLYITKTQKPCSFFVRMMLRVLLGSVSLLIAVGFSFMTYLAVLIGAVGLLVTSTYPCFMWISLKNPQRKSLMWLFNVLVGSLGVSLSVLLVVGSSLRLADTGLHANFFKP, encoded by the exons ATGTTAGAGATAAAATTGGCCATGTTGTTTGAGTTAGAATTACAAGAAAGTGATGGTTCTCCTTCATCCATGTCACAAAACCTCTCCAGGGATCCACAGCCAACCTCCAGCGGCTGGGGATGG GCTAGTACAGATGGTGAGAATGCTCTGGAAGAAGGTGTCCCAGTCCGTAGGGGCACTTTCAATCAACCCGGTCAG CTCATCGATGATGGTGATGGTGGACGGATCCCGGTGGAAGAGTGGCTGCCGATCACAGAATCAAGAAAAGGGAATGTTTACACGGCGACGTTTCATCTTATCTGTTCGGGACTTGGTTTCCAATTGCTTTTTCTCCCTGCTGCTTTCGCAACAGTTGGATG GTTATGGGGAACGATTGTTTTAACGGTGGGATTTGCATGGAAGCTTTACACAATATGGCTTCTTGTTAATCTCCACGAAGCCGTACAAGGAATACGTATCAGTAGATACTTGAGACTTGTAATTGCTTCATTCg GTGTGAGGCTTGGGAAACTTCTGGGAATATTCCCTGTGATGTATCTTTCAGGAGGAGCTTGTGCAATTCTGGTTATAACCGGAGGGAAAACAATAAATCAACTTCTACTCATTATGTCTGAAAATGACACAGAGCCACTTACTACCGTGCAATGCTTCTTGATCTTCAGCATCCTCGCTGTGGTCATGTCTCAGTTTCCGAACATGAACTCTCTTTTTGGAATCTCGTTGGTCGGTAGTCTTATGGCCGTAGCATATTCCACCGCAGTATGGACTTTACCTCTAGCTAATGAAAGGAATCATCATCAAAACAATGTCTCTTACACTACAAATGATACAAGTTTCGAAAACATTATCAACGCAATTGGAATGATAGCTATGGCATTTCGCGGGAACAACCTCGTCCTAGAGATACAG GGTACTCTACCTTCCGATCCAAATAATCCTTCGAGAAAGACAATGTGGAGAGCCGTGGTGATCTCTCATGTGATCATCGCGATTTGCATGTTTCTAGTAGCCATTGTTGTATATTGGGCATACGGTGACAAG aTTCCGGCTACGGGAGGTCCAATAGGCAACTACTTGAAACTTTACGAACAAGGCTACTCAAAGCAAGCCGCTTGTTTCATACACCTCACGTTTATCTTCTATTGCTTATGCTCATATCCGATATTCTTAATGCCATCATGTGATAACGCAGAGATGTTGTACATAACGAAGACACAAAAGCCTTGCTCCTTCTTTGTCCGGATGATGTTGCGCGTGTTATTGGGTTCGGTTAGTCTCTTAATAGCCGTTGGATTCTCGTTCATGACTTATCTTGCGGTTCTTATCGGAGCAGTAGGCTTGCTTGTTACGTCTACATACCCGTGTTTCATGTGGATATCTCTCAAAAATCCCCAGAGGAAAAGCTTGATGTGGTTGTTTAACGTTTTGGTGGGAAGTTTAGGCGTGTCTCTCAGCGTTTTGCTTGTGGTTGGCTCGTCTTTGCGTTTGGCTGATACGGGTTTACATGCAAACTTTTTTAAACCCTAG
- the LOC130498744 gene encoding uncharacterized protein LOC130498744, which yields MALSFHVRSNSFPSRQHPQATHVDEQLSRLRSSETASSSSICQRLSNLQDLHDSLDKMLRLSITQQTLSQEQIEMILDGSIKILDLCNVSKDGLSQMKESLKEIESILTRKRGDLSAEIKKYLASRKSLKKSFQKVLKNLKTGHNKNKESLAVFGEAEAVTVSLFECMFTFMSGTKSCGKWSLVSKIMSQNKAACEDAENEFTRVDLECQSEKSLKIEDVQNLNSCIEDLEDGIELLSKSLIKYRVSILNI from the coding sequence ATGGCACTTTCTTTCCATGTTCGTTCTAACAGCTTCCCTTCAAGACAACACCCTCAAGCCACTCATGTCGATGAGCAATTGAGCCGATTGAGATCTTCAGAGACAGCTTCAAGCTCTTCTATCTGCCAAAGACTTAGCAACCTTCAAGATTTACATGATTCTCTTGACAAGATGCTTCGTTTGTCCATCACTCAACAAACTTTATCTCAAGAACAAATTGAGATGATTCTTGATGGATCTATCAAGATCTTGGATTTATGCAACGTTTCCAAAGACGGTTTATCACAAATGAAAGAGAGTCTCAAGGAGATCGAATCGATTTTAACAAGAAAGCGTGGAGATCTATCAGCTGAGATCAAGAAATACTTAGCTTCTAGAAAgtctctcaagaaatcattccAGAAAGTACTCAAGAATTTGAAAACCGGCcacaacaaaaacaaagagtCTTTGGCTGTATTTGGAGAAGCAGAAGCTGTAACAGTTTCTTTGTTTGAATGTATGTTTACCTTCATGTCTGGAACAAAATCTTGTGGCAAATGGTCACTGGTCTCAAAGATAATGAGCCAGAACAAAGCTGCATGTGAAGATGCAGAAAATGAATTCACAAGAGTGGACTTGGAGTGCCAATCAGAGAAGTCCTTGAAGATTGAAGATGTGCAGAACTTAAATTCGTGCATTGAAGATCTTGAAGATGGGATAGAGTTACTCTCTAAATCTTTGATCAAATATAGAGTCTCGATTCTTAACATCTAA
- the LOC108819968 gene encoding uncharacterized protein LOC108819968, with product MSISFHARSNSVPSMQHPQAAYVDEQLARLRSSEAASSSSIYQRLSNLQDLHDSLDKMIRLSITNKALSQYQIEKLLDGSLRILDLCNMAKDALSQMKEGLKEIQSILRRKRGDLFAEVRKYLATRKVLKKSFQKVLKNLKVSQNKENCNKFLVVFGEAEAITIALFESMFSFMSGSKACRKWSLVSKLMSQNKATCEDEANEFTRLDSVFESEKLLKIEDVQMLEWCIQDLEDGIESLSKSLIKYRVSLLNIF from the coding sequence ATGTCTATTTCTTTCCATGCTCGTTCTAACAGTGTTCCTTCAATGCAACACCCACAAGCTGCTTATGTTGATGAGCAGTTGGCCAGATTGAGATCTTCTGAGGCGGCTTCCAGCTCTTCTATTTACCAAAGACTAAGCAACCTTCAAGACTTACATGATTCTCTTGACAAGATGATTCGCCTATCAATCACCAATAAGGCTTTATCTCAATATCAGATTGAGAAGCTTCTTGATGGATCCCTTAGGATCTTGGATTTGTGCAATATGGCCAAGGACGCTTTATCACAGATGAAAGAAGGTCTCAAGGAGATCCAGTCTATTCTAAGAAGAAAACGTGGAGATTTATTCGCGGAGGTCAGGAAATACTTAGCCACAAGAAAGGTCTTAAAGAAGTCATTTCAAAAAGTACTCAAGAATCTGAAAGTGAGCCAAAACAAAGAGAACTGCAATAAATTCTTGGTTGTGTTTGGAGAAGCAGAAGCTATAACAATTGCTTTGTTTGAATCTATGTTTAGCTTCATGTCCGGATCTAAGGCTTGTAGAAAATGGTCTTTGGTCTCAAAGCTGATGAGCCAGAACAAAGCTACATGTGAAGATGAAGCAAATGAATTTACAAGATTGGACTCTGTGTTTGAATCAGAGAAGTTACTGAAGATAGAAGATGTGCAGATGCTAGAGTGGTGCATTCAAGATCTTGAAGATGGAATTGAGTCACTCTCAAAGTCATTGATCAAATACAGAGTCTCACTTCTTAACATCTTTTAG
- the LOC130498767 gene encoding uncharacterized protein LOC130498767, with amino-acid sequence MALSFHVRSNSFPSRQHPQAAHVDEQLNRLRSSETASSSSICQRLSNLQDLHDSIDKMLRLSITQQTLSQEQVEMILDGSIKILDLCNVAKDGLSKMKESLKEIESILRRKRGDLSAEIKKYLASRRFLKKSFQKVLKSLKTGQNKNKESLAVFGEAEAVTVALFESLFSFMSGPKACGKWSLVSKMMSQNKTACEAEVNEFTRVDLECQSEKSLKIEDVQNLDSCIQDLEDGIESLSKSLIKYRVSILNI; translated from the coding sequence ATGGCACTTTCTTTCCATGTTCGTTCTAACAGCTTCCCTTCAAGACAACACCCTCAAGCCGCTCATGTCGATGAACAATTGAACCGATTGAGATCTTCAGAGACAGCTTCTTCATCTTCGATTTGCCAAAGACTTAGCAACCTTCAAGATTTACATGATTCTATTGACAAGATGCTTCGCTTGTCCATCACGCAACAAACTTTATCTCAAGAACAAGTTGAGATGATTCTTGATGGATCTATCAAGATCTTGGATTTGTGCAACGTTGCCAAAGACGGTTTATCAAAAATGAAAGAGAGTCTCAAGGAGATCGAGTCAATTTTAAGAAGAAAGCGTGGTGATCTATCTGCTGAAATCAAGAAATACTTGGCTTCAAGAAGgtttctcaagaaatcatttcaaaaagTACTCAAGAGTTTGAAAACtggccaaaacaaaaacaaagagtcTTTGGCTGTGTTTGGAGAAGCAGAAGCTGTAACAGTTGCTTTGTTTGAATCTCTATTTAGCTTCATGTCTGGACCAAAGGCTTGTGGCAAATGGTCACTGGTCTCAAAGATGATGAGCCAGAACAAAACTGCATGCGAAGCTGAAGTCAACGAATTTACAAGAGTGGACTTGGAGTGCCAATCAGAGAAGTCCTTGAAGATAGAAGATGTGCAGAACTTAGATTCATGCATTCAAGATCTTGAAGATGGAATTGAGTCACTCTCTAAATCTTTGATTAAATACAGAGTCTCGATTCTTAACATCTAA